One window of Agarivorans sp. Alg241-V36 genomic DNA carries:
- a CDS encoding iron-siderophore ABC transporter substrate-binding protein: MFIKFVAKVLLFCSVVAVAKAEITVEDSLGKHSLKAHPTRVAALNWDVAEQVLELGIKPIAMTDIGGYQEWVVQPAVPEGVVDIGTRTEPNLSLLAELKPDVILIASPQRDLMARLSAIAPVLFYQNYSAKHKNAEAVVENYQRIAQVLNRQEFAKQRLQDMQQELDELAQQLRVAYKEQVPEVAAIRFASTSSVYLYDDNSIPVHALNRLGIETAMPERGSQWGVAKKRITELAKVEQGMVLYFEPFAHQKQLDSSRLWQAMPFVKHSRVSSVPATWSYGGAMSILYNARALSQSLLELAPQ, translated from the coding sequence ATGTTTATAAAGTTTGTTGCCAAAGTATTGTTGTTTTGCTCGGTTGTTGCGGTGGCGAAGGCTGAAATTACGGTTGAAGATAGCTTAGGTAAACATTCCCTTAAAGCACACCCAACCCGCGTTGCAGCATTAAACTGGGATGTGGCAGAGCAAGTGCTTGAGTTAGGTATAAAGCCCATTGCGATGACAGATATCGGCGGTTATCAAGAGTGGGTCGTGCAACCCGCTGTGCCAGAAGGTGTGGTTGATATTGGTACTCGAACTGAGCCCAATTTATCCTTGTTAGCTGAGCTAAAACCCGATGTGATTTTGATTGCCTCACCGCAACGAGACTTAATGGCAAGGCTGTCTGCTATTGCCCCTGTATTGTTTTACCAAAACTATAGCGCTAAGCATAAAAATGCCGAAGCGGTGGTTGAAAACTATCAGCGTATTGCACAAGTGCTTAATCGACAAGAATTTGCCAAACAACGTTTGCAAGATATGCAGCAAGAGCTTGATGAGTTAGCGCAACAGTTGCGTGTGGCTTATAAGGAGCAGGTTCCAGAAGTTGCCGCGATTCGTTTTGCCAGTACCAGTTCGGTATACCTTTACGATGATAACTCTATTCCGGTTCATGCCTTAAATCGTTTAGGTATAGAGACCGCAATGCCAGAGAGGGGCAGCCAGTGGGGGGTCGCTAAGAAACGTATTACTGAATTGGCCAAAGTAGAGCAGGGCATGGTCTTGTATTTCGAACCTTTTGCCCATCAAAAACAGCTCGACAGTTCAAGGCTTTGGCAAGCCATGCCATTTGTAAAACATAGCAGAGTAAGCAGTGTACCTGCTACTTGGAGCTATGGCGGGGCAATGTCGATTTTGTATAACGCTCGCGCCTTAAGTCAAAGCCTATTGGAATTAGCGCCACAATGA
- the fhuB gene encoding Fe(3+)-hydroxamate ABC transporter permease FhuB, which yields MIKAYFIAGGMLLAGLGLSLIFGSELSFQRQWQLIGGLEPEQFVDFAYLYSLLPRLTMAVLVGASLGLVGSLMQQITQNPLLSPLTMGTSSGAWLALVMLNLWLPLDIADLSVAAAMLGAMFAMFLVIAIVGLRNLSGLPVVLAGMAVNIVLGAIATAIILLNEQFATNLFIWGAGDLEQNDWFWPLWLAPRLLPAILIFALAPRVLSLLKLGQQGAAARGLNVVPMFILLAVAGVWLVAASITAVGVISFVGLISPNIARRIGARSPKNELWLSCLIGALLLVLTDLLANYLSTLIGDVVHSGIAAAIVGAPILIILCQRQLRAQDQLSLSLPQSRLQWRNAYYIVALVVIAIVALLSLLGQHNAGSWSLGIPDAFNWLLRWPRWLTAVSAGAGLAVAGCILQRLIFNPLASPDILGVSAGATMSLVGLSVVTGASIFSASPWVAVIGSTVVLALLFLFSTYRGFSPAKLVLCGIALAALIEGLVHFALASGQQEIYEILAWLAGSTYRVSPEAASRLAVVSLVVIVGLYMLHPWLSLISAGRSFAQARGLGLTRAYLLLLLGVAFLCAMVTATMGPVAFVGLLAPHVAIMLGARLARQQIIVSALVGALLMSIADLISQWIFYPSQVAAGTLVSIIGGGYFIALLVRGQRQARS from the coding sequence ATGATCAAAGCCTATTTTATCGCGGGTGGCATGTTGCTAGCCGGCCTTGGTTTAAGTTTGATATTTGGTAGCGAGTTAAGTTTTCAGCGCCAGTGGCAATTAATTGGTGGTCTTGAACCTGAGCAATTTGTTGATTTTGCCTATCTTTATTCCCTATTGCCGCGCTTAACTATGGCTGTTTTAGTGGGGGCAAGCTTAGGTTTAGTGGGAAGCTTAATGCAGCAGATCACTCAAAACCCCTTGTTGTCTCCGCTAACCATGGGCACCTCGTCGGGTGCTTGGTTGGCCTTAGTTATGTTGAACTTATGGCTACCTTTAGACATTGCAGACTTGAGTGTTGCTGCGGCAATGCTCGGTGCTATGTTCGCAATGTTTTTGGTGATTGCTATTGTGGGGCTACGCAATCTTAGCGGTTTACCGGTTGTGCTGGCAGGCATGGCGGTGAACATTGTGCTTGGGGCAATTGCTACTGCGATCATTTTGCTTAATGAACAGTTTGCCACCAACTTGTTTATTTGGGGCGCCGGTGATTTAGAGCAAAACGACTGGTTTTGGCCGCTATGGTTAGCTCCACGTTTGTTGCCTGCAATACTAATCTTTGCGCTTGCTCCGCGGGTATTAAGTTTACTAAAGCTTGGTCAGCAGGGGGCTGCTGCTCGTGGCTTAAATGTTGTGCCAATGTTCATATTATTGGCAGTTGCTGGTGTTTGGTTAGTGGCTGCCAGTATTACTGCGGTGGGTGTTATCAGCTTTGTTGGTTTAATTAGTCCAAATATTGCACGACGGATTGGCGCTCGAAGCCCTAAAAACGAGTTGTGGCTAAGCTGTCTTATTGGCGCTTTGCTGCTAGTACTTACCGATTTATTAGCAAACTACTTAAGCACATTAATTGGCGACGTGGTGCACAGCGGCATTGCTGCTGCCATAGTTGGCGCTCCTATCCTGATTATTTTGTGCCAGCGACAACTGCGTGCGCAAGATCAGTTGTCCTTAAGTTTGCCTCAATCTAGGCTGCAGTGGCGCAATGCTTATTATATAGTTGCGCTTGTTGTTATCGCCATTGTCGCGCTGTTGTCTTTACTAGGCCAGCACAATGCCGGAAGTTGGAGCCTAGGGATCCCCGATGCTTTTAATTGGTTGTTACGCTGGCCTCGCTGGTTAACAGCGGTGTCTGCGGGGGCAGGCTTAGCGGTAGCTGGGTGTATTTTGCAGCGTTTAATTTTCAACCCGCTTGCCAGTCCAGACATTCTTGGAGTATCGGCAGGCGCCACCATGAGCTTGGTGGGCTTAAGTGTGGTGACCGGAGCCAGCATTTTTAGTGCTTCTCCTTGGGTGGCGGTAATAGGCAGTACTGTTGTGCTGGCGCTATTGTTTTTGTTCAGCACTTATCGCGGGTTTTCTCCTGCCAAATTAGTGTTGTGTGGGATAGCTTTAGCGGCACTAATTGAGGGTTTGGTTCATTTTGCCTTGGCTAGCGGTCAACAAGAAATATACGAAATACTGGCTTGGTTAGCTGGTTCAACGTATCGGGTAAGCCCAGAAGCTGCTTCGCGCTTAGCCGTGGTTAGTCTAGTGGTAATAGTAGGCCTATACATGTTGCATCCTTGGCTGAGCTTAATTTCGGCGGGTCGCTCGTTCGCTCAAGCGCGAGGGCTAGGGCTAACTCGCGCTTATCTGTTGTTGCTGCTGGGTGTGGCATTTCTGTGTGCAATGGTCACCGCGACAATGGGGCCGGTAGCGTTTGTGGGCTTGTTAGCGCCGCATGTTGCCATAATGCTAGGCGCTAGGTTGGCGAGACAACAGATTATTGTATCTGCCTTGGTTGGCGCACTGTTGATGTCGATTGCTGACCTAATTAGCCAATGGATTTTTTACCCGAGTCAGGTTGCTGCGGGTACTTTGGTCTCTATTATTGGTGGAGGCTACTTTATCGCGCTATTGGTGCGTGGTCAGCGTCAAGCTAGATCGTAA
- a CDS encoding DUF3450 domain-containing protein: MFSDFLRVKRLILATCLIASFSFSTQAEQLNQARDLEGQIIDQAKHSQQRIDKSSDEALALDAEIQALEREINQLSIYKNHLERLVESQQAEQLSLESQLTQIDSTRLGVVPMMYQMLDGLAELQSQDLPIRTEQRQQRLANLNALMSQADISDSEKYRRILEAYQIELDYGLKLGSYEAQIELDGLRQVELLNLGRVSLIARSLDHQHYWAWSQNQQQWQALANKEHNDARIAFDVAHKVAAPSLLTLPLAISAEELK, encoded by the coding sequence ATGTTTAGTGATTTTCTTCGAGTAAAAAGGCTCATTTTGGCCACTTGCTTAATCGCAAGCTTTTCTTTTAGCACTCAGGCTGAGCAATTAAATCAAGCTCGTGATCTTGAAGGGCAAATTATTGACCAAGCCAAGCACAGCCAGCAACGTATTGATAAGTCTAGTGATGAAGCGCTGGCTCTAGATGCTGAAATTCAAGCTTTGGAGCGTGAGATTAATCAACTTAGCATTTATAAAAATCACCTCGAGCGTTTGGTCGAGAGTCAGCAAGCAGAGCAGTTAAGCTTAGAGTCTCAACTTACTCAAATTGATTCTACCCGTTTGGGTGTGGTGCCAATGATGTATCAAATGCTTGACGGATTAGCAGAGCTACAGAGCCAAGATCTACCGATTCGAACTGAGCAGCGCCAACAACGCTTAGCTAATTTGAATGCACTTATGAGCCAAGCCGATATAAGTGATTCAGAGAAATATCGCCGAATACTAGAAGCCTACCAAATTGAATTAGATTACGGCCTTAAGCTGGGCAGCTATGAAGCGCAAATTGAGCTAGATGGATTGCGACAGGTTGAGCTATTAAACCTTGGCCGAGTGAGTTTAATTGCCCGCAGTTTAGATCATCAACACTATTGGGCCTGGAGCCAAAATCAACAACAGTGGCAAGCCCTGGCTAATAAAGAACATAACGATGCCCGTATCGCCTTTGACGTGGCGCATAAAGTTGCTGCGCCGAGCTTGCTAACGCTGCCTTTAGCAATTAGTGCGGAGGAGCTGAAATGA
- a CDS encoding MotA/TolQ/ExbB proton channel family protein — protein sequence MRHLLLVGLVALTSHLAVAQENLLTTTQQAQQQEQQHNQNREQGFEQDLATLKKRQAALLAQRDALIADTDQLSGAFANNEKSLAELETELHLATGSLGELFGVVRQAAKELNLELQSSALVADKPEVLATLATIEQARALPSMQELEGLWQAYVSAIQASAQITLLELPYFDGEGQLQQQSLLRLGGFGLVNQQGYVAWDGTQAKSYIVQPDLTPTIGGLQQGSNAIVSLDPSHGGLLQQLAEQPSLAQRFAHGGVVGKIIAGLFAIGMLIALYRGLRLFITRSQINAQLKRPEQPQNNPLGRVLQAYKADQDQAIEAIELRLLEQIVDEQQQLERGLSMIKLLAALAPMLGLLGTVTGMIETFQVITQFGNADPKVMASGISMALVTTVLGLISAMPLLLSHNILHAQAEAIRNILEKQSLGLVAQRAEANHSLKAVSDNAA from the coding sequence ATGAGACACTTATTATTAGTAGGTTTAGTGGCGTTGACAAGTCACCTCGCTGTAGCTCAAGAAAACTTGTTAACTACCACCCAGCAAGCTCAGCAGCAAGAGCAGCAGCATAACCAAAACCGAGAGCAGGGTTTTGAGCAAGATTTAGCCACACTTAAAAAGCGCCAAGCGGCATTACTAGCCCAGCGTGATGCCTTGATAGCCGACACCGATCAATTAAGTGGTGCTTTCGCCAATAATGAAAAATCTTTAGCTGAATTGGAAACAGAGCTTCACCTTGCTACAGGCAGCTTAGGTGAACTTTTTGGGGTAGTAAGACAAGCCGCCAAAGAACTGAACTTAGAATTGCAATCCAGCGCCTTAGTTGCAGATAAACCAGAAGTGTTAGCCACTTTAGCCACTATTGAACAGGCACGAGCGCTGCCCTCAATGCAAGAACTAGAAGGTTTGTGGCAAGCCTATGTAAGTGCTATTCAAGCCAGTGCTCAAATAACCTTACTTGAGCTGCCTTACTTTGATGGAGAAGGGCAACTACAACAGCAAAGCTTGCTGCGCTTAGGTGGTTTTGGCTTGGTTAACCAACAAGGCTATGTAGCATGGGATGGCACACAAGCTAAGTCTTATATTGTGCAGCCAGATTTGACGCCAACTATCGGTGGGTTGCAACAAGGCAGTAACGCCATTGTTAGCCTTGACCCAAGCCACGGCGGCTTATTGCAACAACTGGCCGAGCAGCCCAGTTTAGCCCAACGTTTTGCCCATGGAGGGGTGGTGGGTAAAATTATCGCTGGCCTATTTGCGATTGGTATGCTGATTGCCTTATATCGCGGTTTACGTTTGTTTATTACGCGCAGCCAAATTAACGCGCAACTTAAACGACCAGAGCAGCCGCAAAACAACCCGCTTGGGCGAGTATTACAAGCTTACAAGGCAGACCAAGATCAAGCCATTGAGGCCATTGAACTGCGTTTGCTTGAGCAAATAGTGGATGAGCAACAACAGCTAGAGCGCGGCTTAAGCATGATTAAATTACTAGCAGCGCTTGCGCCAATGTTAGGTTTGCTTGGTACCGTGACCGGCATGATTGAAACCTTCCAAGTGATTACTCAGTTTGGTAATGCCGATCCTAAAGTAATGGCCAGTGGTATTTCTATGGCGCTAGTCACTACCGTGCTAGGTCTTATTTCGGCCATGCCGTTATTGTTATCACACAACATTTTGCATGCGCAAGCCGAAGCCATTCGCAACATACTGGAAAAACAAAGCTTAGGTTTAGTAGCACAACGCGCCGAGGCCAACCATAGCTTAAAGGCTGTAAGCGACAATGCTGCTTGA
- a CDS encoding MotA/TolQ/ExbB proton channel family protein: MLLEIINQFPDWANINEFMLRGGPVLWALVAVVACFWLLCLERVLFIAWDFPRLQLAWTSRWDARSEQSSWLALWQRNAWLSEAENALKRHFNILKLLVALCPMLGLLGTVTGMIVVFDTMANQGNADPRLMAAGIARATLPTMAGMVAALTSMFVYSRLLRFSQRKQLHLERLLRSRR; this comes from the coding sequence ATGCTGCTTGAGATAATTAACCAGTTTCCTGACTGGGCCAATATCAACGAGTTTATGCTACGAGGTGGTCCAGTTCTTTGGGCGCTGGTGGCAGTGGTTGCTTGTTTTTGGTTGCTTTGTTTAGAGCGAGTATTGTTTATTGCCTGGGATTTCCCTCGATTACAACTGGCTTGGACATCTCGCTGGGACGCGCGTAGCGAACAGAGCTCTTGGTTGGCGCTGTGGCAGCGTAATGCGTGGTTGAGTGAGGCTGAAAATGCCTTAAAACGACATTTCAATATATTGAAGTTACTGGTAGCGCTTTGCCCTATGTTGGGTTTGCTTGGCACCGTAACTGGCATGATAGTGGTATTTGACACCATGGCTAACCAAGGCAATGCCGACCCCCGGTTAATGGCTGCCGGTATTGCTAGGGCCACACTGCCAACTATGGCGGGTATGGTTGCGGCACTTACTAGCATGTTTGTTTATTCGCGGTTGTTGCGTTTTAGTCAGCGTAAGCAGTTGCACTTAGAGAGATTGTTAAGGAGTCGCCGATGA
- a CDS encoding biopolymer transporter ExbD, with translation MRLGHRRQQHEEAQVDLTSMLDIVFIMLIFFIVTSSFVRESGMEVQRPQASNAVAQANAGIFIAVDAQNRIYIDQRVIDVERVQANLEHMLLEQPSAKLVIQADKHAYNGTVVKVMDGAKAAGIQDIALATESP, from the coding sequence ATGAGATTAGGTCATCGCAGACAGCAGCACGAAGAGGCCCAAGTGGACCTTACTTCAATGCTAGATATTGTTTTTATCATGTTGATTTTCTTTATTGTAACCAGCTCTTTTGTTAGAGAGTCGGGCATGGAAGTGCAAAGGCCCCAAGCCAGCAATGCCGTTGCCCAAGCTAACGCAGGGATCTTTATTGCGGTAGATGCACAAAATCGAATTTACATTGATCAACGAGTAATTGATGTAGAACGAGTTCAGGCCAATTTAGAACACATGCTATTGGAACAACCCAGTGCAAAATTGGTGATTCAGGCTGACAAACACGCCTATAACGGAACTGTGGTAAAAGTAATGGATGGCGCTAAAGCGGCCGGTATTCAAGACATTGCTTTAGCAACCGAGTCACCTTAA
- a CDS encoding TonB family protein, whose amino-acid sequence MLRLLLISPLAVLLALSLFVAMNSMVHFQRSVPEDNSAKPSLFIQLQQPESVAQRRQRRLPEPPEPMPEAPSTSAMSAPEQASASNQQLSALAMSSISFESSVTALSLSAPSLPKIASVQQQEIMPLHRVQPQYPARAKRRNLEGYVTFSISINEAGQVEDIKVIEANPKGVFEREAFKALSRWRYQPQLIDGKAAKITDHTVTIDFEISDD is encoded by the coding sequence ATGCTTCGTTTGCTATTAATAAGCCCGCTTGCTGTGTTATTGGCCTTAAGTTTGTTTGTGGCTATGAACTCGATGGTGCATTTTCAGCGCAGTGTTCCAGAAGATAACTCAGCCAAACCGAGTTTGTTTATTCAGTTGCAGCAGCCAGAAAGCGTAGCCCAACGTAGGCAACGCCGATTACCTGAACCCCCTGAGCCCATGCCGGAAGCACCAAGCACTAGCGCAATGAGCGCACCAGAGCAGGCTTCGGCAAGCAACCAACAACTTAGTGCTTTAGCCATGTCGAGTATAAGCTTTGAGAGCAGTGTGACTGCTTTAAGTTTATCGGCACCAAGCTTACCCAAAATAGCCAGTGTTCAGCAGCAAGAAATAATGCCTTTGCATCGGGTTCAGCCTCAGTATCCTGCACGCGCTAAAAGGCGCAACCTTGAAGGCTACGTAACGTTTAGCATATCCATCAATGAAGCCGGGCAGGTAGAAGACATTAAAGTGATAGAGGCTAATCCAAAGGGTGTATTTGAACGGGAAGCATTTAAAGCCTTATCTCGCTGGCGTTATCAACCGCAGTTAATTGATGGTAAAGCCGCAAAAATAACTGACCATACTGTGACCATTGATTTTGAGATTTCTGATGATTAG
- a CDS encoding copper resistance protein CopD: MIYSLLLISHLVAATVWTGGHIVLSTVILPKVLKAKTPQMLLDFEQSFEKVGMPALIIQVITGLLLAYRWLPDLSLGFAFNNPISHAIATKLLLLSLTFGLAIDAKLRVLPNLSEEKLWDMAFHIIGVTILSIGFVIVGLSFRLGWFA, translated from the coding sequence ATGATTTATAGCCTTTTGCTAATTAGCCACCTCGTTGCAGCAACGGTTTGGACTGGTGGGCACATAGTGTTGAGTACTGTGATTTTGCCCAAAGTATTAAAAGCTAAAACACCACAAATGTTGTTAGATTTTGAGCAAAGTTTTGAAAAGGTGGGAATGCCAGCGCTGATCATTCAAGTGATTACCGGCTTATTGCTGGCCTATCGATGGCTTCCAGACCTGAGCTTAGGGTTTGCTTTTAATAACCCCATAAGTCACGCCATAGCCACAAAGTTATTATTACTCTCCCTAACATTTGGCTTAGCTATAGATGCCAAGTTAAGAGTGTTACCTAACTTATCTGAAGAAAAGCTATGGGACATGGCCTTTCACATTATAGGAGTGACCATATTAAGTATTGGCTTTGTAATCGTAGGTCTTTCTTTTCGCTTAGGTTGGTTTGCTTAA
- a CDS encoding DUF3413 domain-containing protein has product MVNSSKQYRDKVSQLISWGHWFCLSNIILALIVGLRYLVLATPPESFLGQSYLIVSWLGQFSFIAFVIFLLTLFPLSFVIPSNRSMRFVGALFATIGISLLIVDTEVFATFNLHLNPALLELLVDEEQNSQANTLNLLFVSVPFIFLLELWLAKLCWKYLRRLEHKRLGGPIAGVLFICFLLTHFVHAWADATNYTTITRQKNNYPLFYPLTARSFLQEQGIFDVDAYYKQIKAQEQEQQGQLRYPISPLKYDQVEQRYNLMLVVVEGLRWDMLNQQAMPNSWKQAKRSSQFFSHYSGSNKPQEGLFSLFYGIPTSYWPSFKTESQGSVLVSALQDSNYQIELFSSRGLNLPELAGTSFSELSNLDMTKWPGGAAGDEKAVQEWLMWQQSQYAQLPWFNFLYLNGVAAYDDGSGETMSEVTPESLSQHYSDAATVVDLQLNKVYQQLAQSGQLERTILVVTSDYGNELNDGNSNYWGNNSNFSRYQTQVPLFISWPDRNPSLLHSDTSHNDIMPTLLEEMLAVASTSANYSIGQNLFKKRKRDWILIGNQEQQAVVQHNQITLFNQSGSYQVLDRDLKSSNARVSVPMLVQVLNDLKRFYQPQQ; this is encoded by the coding sequence ATGGTAAATAGCTCAAAACAGTACCGCGACAAAGTGTCTCAGCTTATCAGCTGGGGCCACTGGTTTTGTTTATCGAATATAATTCTGGCCTTAATTGTTGGTCTACGTTATCTGGTTCTGGCTACGCCACCGGAATCATTTTTAGGTCAAAGCTATTTAATAGTGAGTTGGTTAGGACAATTCTCCTTTATAGCCTTTGTTATTTTCTTGCTCACCCTGTTCCCTCTCAGTTTTGTTATACCTAGTAATCGCTCAATGCGTTTTGTGGGGGCATTGTTCGCCACCATCGGAATAAGTTTGCTAATTGTCGATACTGAGGTTTTTGCTACTTTTAATTTGCACCTAAATCCAGCTTTGTTGGAACTACTTGTCGATGAGGAGCAAAACAGCCAAGCAAATACGCTTAATTTATTGTTTGTATCAGTACCCTTCATCTTTTTATTAGAGCTTTGGCTTGCAAAACTGTGTTGGAAGTATTTACGCCGCCTAGAACACAAACGCTTAGGCGGACCGATTGCTGGTGTCTTATTCATCTGTTTTTTATTAACCCACTTTGTACACGCTTGGGCCGATGCAACCAACTACACCACCATTACTCGACAAAAGAATAACTACCCCTTGTTCTACCCGCTTACGGCGCGAAGCTTCCTGCAAGAGCAAGGCATTTTTGATGTAGACGCCTACTACAAGCAAATCAAAGCTCAAGAGCAAGAGCAGCAAGGGCAACTTCGCTACCCTATCTCACCGCTTAAATACGACCAAGTTGAACAACGTTACAACCTAATGCTTGTAGTTGTAGAAGGTTTACGCTGGGACATGCTTAATCAACAAGCAATGCCAAATAGCTGGAAGCAAGCAAAACGCTCTAGTCAGTTTTTTAGCCACTACAGTGGTAGCAATAAACCCCAAGAAGGTTTATTTAGTTTGTTCTACGGTATCCCAACTAGCTATTGGCCGAGCTTTAAAACCGAAAGCCAAGGCTCTGTACTGGTGTCTGCACTTCAAGACAGCAATTATCAAATTGAATTATTTAGCAGTCGCGGCTTAAACCTTCCTGAATTAGCTGGGACCAGCTTTAGCGAGCTTTCAAACCTTGATATGACCAAATGGCCAGGCGGGGCAGCTGGCGATGAGAAAGCGGTACAGGAATGGCTAATGTGGCAGCAAAGCCAATATGCTCAACTTCCTTGGTTTAACTTTTTGTATCTAAATGGCGTTGCCGCATACGATGATGGCAGTGGTGAAACCATGAGTGAAGTGACGCCTGAGTCCTTAAGCCAACACTACTCAGACGCCGCAACGGTTGTCGATTTGCAACTGAACAAGGTATACCAACAATTGGCTCAAAGCGGTCAGTTAGAGCGCACCATCTTAGTGGTTACATCCGACTACGGAAACGAGCTAAATGATGGAAATAGCAACTATTGGGGTAACAATAGCAACTTTAGCCGCTATCAAACTCAAGTGCCTTTATTCATTAGCTGGCCAGATAGAAATCCCTCACTGTTGCACAGTGATACCAGCCACAACGACATTATGCCTACCCTACTTGAAGAAATGCTTGCAGTAGCATCTACCAGCGCAAACTATAGTATCGGGCAAAACTTGTTTAAAAAGCGTAAGCGCGATTGGATACTAATTGGTAATCAAGAACAACAAGCGGTTGTTCAACACAACCAAATTACCCTCTTCAATCAGTCGGGTAGTTATCAGGTTTTAGATCGCGATCTAAAATCCAGCAACGCCCGTGTGTCGGTACCAATGTTGGTACAAGTATTAAACGACTTAAAACGTTTTTATCAACCACAACAATAA
- a CDS encoding DUF1414 domain-containing protein, whose amino-acid sequence MAIVSKYSTEQVEQLLNDVLKVVDNHNVTTDLALMVLGNAATCMINQRVAPEQRKKLTEGFAKALKNSINEEK is encoded by the coding sequence ATGGCAATAGTTTCAAAATATTCCACAGAGCAGGTGGAACAATTACTTAATGATGTACTCAAAGTAGTCGACAATCACAATGTAACCACTGATTTGGCGCTAATGGTACTGGGCAATGCAGCTACCTGTATGATCAATCAGCGTGTTGCGCCTGAGCAAAGAAAAAAGCTCACCGAGGGCTTTGCCAAAGCGCTAAAGAATTCGATTAACGAAGAAAAATAA
- the yejK gene encoding nucleoid-associated protein YejK, which produces MSISLKHLILHSLELVEDGTIGLQARAEEMAHSEEALSLIESLHLNYSGRAAKGFGFYNQENDSPFKQQLDALLNQEVDFHKYSVDAGTVLVEELKKYDFVEQGVLLLANYEHVAGEYLLVMLLENKTSPAVDDSLELTASRYLETSSVQLAARIDITDMQRNPESQRYVSYVKGRAGRKIADFFVEFLGCDDGLDVKMQNAVLMQAVDDYCQATQLDKEEKLAYKDEVKSYCEQQLKDGEEIVVGELAKALPTAEENVDFYQFAAENYPLEEQFPADRTALKKLAKCFGQGKGVSVSFEQKLLGDRVFYDEATDTLTIVGIPPNLREQLKNNN; this is translated from the coding sequence ATGAGTATTTCCTTAAAACACCTTATTTTACATTCACTAGAGCTAGTTGAAGATGGCACCATTGGCTTGCAAGCGCGAGCCGAAGAAATGGCTCATAGCGAAGAGGCGCTTAGCTTAATAGAGAGCTTGCATCTCAACTATAGTGGACGAGCGGCTAAAGGCTTTGGTTTTTATAACCAAGAAAACGACAGCCCATTTAAGCAGCAACTTGATGCCTTGCTCAATCAAGAGGTAGATTTTCATAAATACAGTGTTGATGCGGGGACTGTATTGGTTGAAGAACTAAAGAAATATGATTTTGTTGAACAAGGTGTATTGCTTTTGGCCAACTACGAGCACGTTGCTGGCGAATACCTACTTGTTATGCTGTTAGAAAACAAAACTTCGCCTGCAGTAGACGATAGCTTAGAGCTTACCGCTAGCCGTTATTTAGAAACGAGCTCTGTGCAACTGGCTGCACGTATTGATATTACCGACATGCAACGTAATCCAGAATCTCAGCGATACGTTTCCTACGTTAAAGGTAGAGCTGGGCGTAAAATTGCTGATTTCTTTGTAGAGTTTTTGGGCTGTGACGATGGCCTAGATGTTAAAATGCAAAACGCAGTGCTGATGCAAGCGGTTGACGACTATTGCCAAGCCACTCAGTTAGATAAAGAAGAAAAACTCGCCTATAAAGATGAAGTTAAGTCTTATTGTGAGCAACAATTAAAGGATGGCGAAGAAATTGTAGTAGGGGAGTTAGCTAAAGCCTTACCTACTGCTGAAGAGAACGTAGATTTTTACCAGTTTGCCGCTGAGAATTACCCTCTTGAAGAGCAGTTTCCTGCTGATCGTACCGCACTCAAAAAGCTGGCTAAATGTTTTGGTCAAGGTAAAGGTGTGTCTGTAAGTTTCGAACAAAAATTGTTAGGAGATCGTGTTTTTTACGACGAAGCAACAGATACATTGACGATCGTAGGAATCCCTCCTAACTTAAGAGAACAATTGAAAAATAACAATTAA